Below is a genomic region from Polyodon spathula isolate WHYD16114869_AA chromosome 26, ASM1765450v1, whole genome shotgun sequence.
ttgggaacaaaaaaaaaaaaaaaaaacacagtggaatGCAAAATTACCACCTTGCTGAAAggaataatagaataataaaattataaatgtattgtcTTATACAATACATACTTCATATTCTTTTTACGTATCTTATTTGTCACGTTTTTGCATTTGCTTCTCGTTTACTGTTTGCAGTTATTTTGAGAAAAGGCAAGCAAAAATATATGAGAGCTAGACTACCGTTCCATATAATccatatctagatatatatatttctatatatatatatagatatatatatatatatatttccataaaTAGTCAATTGATTAATTGACAggccaagcttttttttttccaaaacagtcAAATTGATTAAGCAGGCCAAGCTGCCATTGTACAAGATGAAAAGCCATCTCCTCTTGATGcagtccaattaaaaaaaagtcagcgATTcaaggagagtgtgtgtgtgtgtgtgtgtgtgtgtgtgtgtgtgtgtgtgtgtgtgtgttcggtaTTAACTCAGCAAGGCTCCAAAAGAGAACCAGACAAACCAAGGAAGTGCTATCCTGATCTGAAGACCAGTTAAAATCTAACTTCCTAGTAAAATTCCCCCAGAGCATCATTACCTCTTCCCTTTCCATTCCTTTTTGCCCTTGGGCACTGCTTGAGTGCTGGAGGTGTGGATGAACTCGTACAGCAGCCTGGCATTGGTGGCGTTGCCCAGAAGCTCTGCCAGCTGCTCCTGGCTTATGTTCACCAGCTCGGCCAGGCTACCTGCTCCATTCATGAGTGCCCGGCAGTTCTTGGCGTTGATGCCGGGCATCCTGAGAAGCAGGTCCTGGGGACCAGGGTTATAGAGGTCGGACGACTCAGGCACCGTATCCGAGTCGGCAGTGATGGCCATGGCAGCAGAGGCATCAGGCTCCGGCTGCTTTCGCTTCAGCTCCTCAAAGAGCTCAGCCGTGGCGTGGGGGGAGGGGCACCAGAGAAGCCGCAGCCGGGGGAAGTGCAGGGTGAGCAGGGTGAGCTTGGAAGTGATGTCATTGGCGGAGATCTCCTGGCGGAAGTCTGACCGTGCTGTCAGAGAGAAGGGCTTGGCTGGGTCGAATTCAATGAGCAACACGGGCCGCCGGTAATAGCGGGACATGGACAGGCACTGGGTGTACAGCCGGCCGCTGTTGAGGGAACCGATCAGGTCGCTGACACTCTTGCGCTCCACGCAGGTGTCTGGAGACAGGATGTAATCGCCCACCTCCAGGGTGACCGGCTCAATGTCCAGGCCGCGGCGGTGCAGCAAGGCCGGCAGCTCGCTTCGGAACTCTCGCATGTCCACGATGACCCGAGCAGGCTCTGTCTTTGCCTGCTGACCACCTGCCAGGACAAAACCGGAGAGACACGAGGgttgttttaattgtttactcattcaatctctctctctctctctctctctctctcgacatTCCCACGTTAGACACCACCTATTCAATATAAATAGATGGactcactcacctgctttgcgCGTGTCTGTAGATGCGTTTGCCGGGGTGGGGTCTCGAATCAGGTCCAGATTCGTATCCTCACGCCCTTCCCTTTCCTCTGGGACCACCATACCAGCTTTCTCCCTGAAAAAATAAACGCTTGACTGACTTAGATAAAATAGGAGCTTGTCATGGTGAACTGTTAACAAAAAATCATAGATAAGGAAGCGTTGCTTCTTCAGGGCAGGGTGGCATGTGGAAAAAGGAGGCTTTACCACCAAAGAATGCAAGAACTAACCTGATGAGATGCTCAAAGGCTTCCTTCTCTCTCCTCAAGGCTGTCAGGTATCTCTGCTCCTCAACTGAACCCCCATAGATCAGAAAGTAAACCCTGCAAATCACCAGAAAATTGCTATGCTTTGCGATTGACCATTAATAAGCACACCTTGGTCTCCCCAAAATCCTCTTTTCATACCTGAGTGGTTTCCCAGGACGGCTGGCCTTGTAGACCTCCAGCTGACGAACGAAAGACAGCTCTGCATCGTACAAAACCACGTAGCGTGGCTCCACCTCATGCAGTACCCGTGTGAGGCTGTAGGGGTCACTGCAGCCCAAAAGTGGGTGGATGACAGTTAGCGGTTCCTTCAAGATGCCGTAGTAGGAATCAGAGGGCAGGTTGAGCAGCaatccctcctcctcctccatgctGCTTTCAATCTCCTCTTTggactcctctctctcctctgtctcctttTCTTCCAGTTTCCCAAACATCTGGGTCAGGGTGAGCTCTCCTCCCTGTTTTCCTCCAGTCTGTTTTCTGGATTTCTTGGCCTGCGGTCCCTTGTCTGACTTGCCCTTGCCCTTCCCCTTGCCCTTGCCAACAGCTCTCCTGTCCTTGCTCAGCTCAGGTGGCGCTTCGTTTTTCCCGAAGGTCCGGCTGTACAGTCTGGTCAGCAGAGCCTCTGCCCCGTGGGTCACGTACTCCCGCAGCTGGGCGCAAGTCCGGTCATCGCTGGCACAGATAAGAACTCTACCTGGAAACCACAAGACATGGATTATTCAAGCAGTGCTAACGTACTTGCTTAAGAAATGTACCTTGAATTTGGTGGGGTGGACCAATTGAATGTTTTTCTGGATGACTGCATTGGTTGCAGAGTCTCTCACCTGGTCCATCCTCTGCGTTCTTGTTCTCCCTCTCGATCTCCTTCAGCACATCAGACAGAGCCTCCCACTTCGGGTTGATCTCCAAGACCagctctctcttcccctctgcAGATTAAAAACCCCAAACAATTTTATTAGTTTGTTGATGCCTGCATCCATATATTCTCTGTCTGTCTTACAAATGGGAAACGCCCGCTGAGCTTTTGAGGGTTAAAAACAGCTGTAAACAACTGCCCTAGACGCAACATAGATGCACGTTTCTATCTTTACCTGTACAAGGATTAACTTTCTTCTTTTGCCTTaaccatataaaaatgtattgtaggGAACCTGTTCTGCAAGTTATACTCAGTTTGAGGTTATTTGGATCTTTTAGTTTAGCTTAAGGTTACAAAATTCAGGTTTTGAGTTTACCCGGTTCTTTCTCCGCCTGGATCCTCTTCTCTCCAGCTTTAGTTTTCGTGCCTGTTTTGGAGTCTGGGATGTGGTAAACTCGAGCGCGAGAATTAACAAACATGGAGGTGCTGGAGTCGAGGAAGAGCCAATCTGCAGACAAAAACGCACAATCAGAAACGGTGAATTTGATTTTCAAAAGTTATTTATTCAACGTTTGTAACACCATAATAAAAAATAGgttggtttcttgaaacttggtcCACGTGACTCTTACAGTTTCACAAAGAGCAAAAAAGGCTTTGGAACCCTGGCTGTTGCACCTGAGTTTTGCCCAAAGGCCTTCTCGCTGGTTCTGAGGGACTCCAGCAGGTTGAGGAAGGTGACACAGTCGTACTGAGTGAGGTACTGCAGCAGAGTGCGAAGGATCTTCAGGTCCTGAACCAGAGACTTGGTCTTCATGCCCAGCTGGTGCCACAGAGGGTCCAGGTAGTGACGGATCATCTACAGTAATAATGAAGAGCTTCAATTTAATCCTCATTGCACAGGAGTGCAAATCATGAAACCACCAAACAAATCAGCTTGGAAAGTTTGTACTGGGAAAAACTGCACCCTGACATACTGTAGAATGGACTCTTAGTCATCAACAAAAAATAGAAGACACCACCAATAAATAACAacgaagaataaaaaaaaaaaaggatctaaaACTGCCTGGATTGGATAAAGTCCTCCTGGATATAACGTTGATGGAGGTGGGGAAAAAGGTTAAAATGTGCAACAAGCAGTGAAACGCCATAATGTGTAACTCACCTTCTCGAAACTTCTTCCCAGTGCATTCTCCAGGGACAATTCCTCCACTTCCAGGGCTGGGTTGTAGCGTTTCAGCTCCTTCAGGCAGGCGTTCATGATGTCCAGGACAGAGATCTGGATGGCAGTCATGGCTGGGGTCAGAGAGACGTGCAACTCCACCACATCAGGTTTGTGCCTCTCCAGGAATGAATTCACCGCAACGTGGAACCTGCATCACAGAGGGAACTGGAATTCATTAACACTGCACCCCCCGACGTTCTTCAAAAATAAGATGTGTCATTCTGATAGCTCTGTCAATTTGTACCTGTAAGGTTAAATGTCAATTCAATGCAACAGTGACGGCCTGATCTTCATGTTGCATTTTACCTACAATGTTCCATGTTCAAAACTGAAAAAGTAAGAGTTTTTCGAATGATAATCAAAAGCAAGAGGCTTGGGGTTTCAGGTGCGTCTTTGGTTAATATTGCGTATCTCAAAATGCTCTTGCTACCACCCAACTCTCGTCAGCATCATGAGGTCTACAATGTCACGCAAAAGTAATTTCCACTTAAACGAAACTCTGGTCAAAACCAGGAACTTTTAGCAACAAGGTCACAGTACAGTGCCTGTGTTTTATGATAAAGAAAAgcagttaaattattttaaaacacagaccttGGCCACAGAAAGAGTTTCTTCACAAAGAGATTCCTCATGACACGCTCCACCTGACAGAAGCCAGAGCGGAAGGCCACTGCATTGTCTGTGAAGGCCTTGATGAAGCCGGTTTTGTTCTTCTGCCGATAAAGACGCAGGATGAAGGCTTCCTGACACGACTCAATGATCTTGTGTGCCTTGTACACCAGGATACCTGCAAGGACAGCCTTCTATTCAAATACCACCATAATAAGAAAGGACAAAGCTTTGTTTAAATACAGAGTAGTCCACATGCATGGACAAAGCAAATCAGACCTGTGATGAGGTTGGCGGGTATCCTGTCTGTGAGAAAGTCCACCACAAGAATTCTGCTAGTGACAAAGAGCACCCCTCCCTGTGTGTAGACATTATAGCGCTCGCTACTCGAGATCTCGTTGGTGACAATCCGAGGGAGATGACTGACCCCCTCTGTGCGCAGCTGCTCGATAAAGTACTCctgaaaagacaaacatttttacaTGACCGAGACCCACTTACAGATCATTTCCAGGGATAGTTTTGAGAAAATTTCAGGTTAAAGTTAACATTATGTTATTTTACCTTCTGTTCATTCCAGATCATAGTTTAAATATTTCTATTGCATCCGTCCTAATTATAATTGACAATCCGAGCTAAAGCGTTGCTCCAGCCTTCCAATAACCAATCCTGTCTCATTTATCCCTTTATATAACGTTGTTCATTTTCATCTCTTTTTACacagtacatttaattaaaaaaacgtATCAGagctaaaaaatatttcaaaatacaccCCATCTCTACTTcaatattgaaaactacaatgTAGAGATGGACTCAAACTATCCCAAATGTTTCAAACGTAAGATTGCTCAATCCCCCGCGTATTTTGaactttttgaaatgtatttattgggaAACGTATCTCACCTGCTCGGCAGTGGTGGTGTTCAGCAGCAGAACCAGGCTCCCCTCCTCTGAATACACCCGAAGGAACTGCAGAAGGATCCGGTCTATCCCGAGTCCCTCAGCCGTCACCAGCAACCCGTCCGAGCTGAACAGATTCAGAAACATTTCGGTCTCGAACTCCAGCAAAGGTCCCGCCATCGTTACTCACAACAGCATCAAACTACTGTAGTGAAAAAATCGGTCCCCTGCTCATCCAGAAACTGCCCTCACTCACCGACTGGGAGTTAAAGCCACACAGCTCtctaacagaaacaaaaagaaaacactactTCGCGTGGGCAATGAAGCCATTCATGTTTTGGGCAGAGTTTGCAAAGAGATATTTTTATCCTTTACAACTTTAAAGCTTGCATAGACAGAATATGTATGTTTCTAAATTACATAAAATTAGATGAAATAGTACATCATAATGCATTGCACTCGACAGTTTTCCTTGTACCTAAACCAAATATGAACATAAATGCTTCATTCAAGGTCATgtgatcgatttttttttttcaattttagaaGAGAATACGCAGAACATCTCCCCCTTCTGGTGTGGAGTATACATTGAATAATGACACTAGAGAATAATTAAACAGTCTTTGCAACAGCGATGAAAAGAAGGCTCCCGTTTCTTGGTTACTCACCTGGATCCAGTGCTCCTGCTGCGGTGAGTTTAATAGGACACCTGCgattgttacctatacactgtggctaatcaagtttgtattaaaacctggaatgggtgaaattgctgcgcaataggagtcttatttccatccctgcaatagATCTTTTAGCTAACAGCAGAGTGAATCCCACCCACAACGACACAacgtacttctct
It encodes:
- the ercc4 gene encoding DNA repair endonuclease XPF, which gives rise to MAGPLLEFETEMFLNLFSSDGLLVTAEGLGIDRILLQFLRVYSEEGSLVLLLNTTTAEQEYFIEQLRTEGVSHLPRIVTNEISSSERYNVYTQGGVLFVTSRILVVDFLTDRIPANLITGILVYKAHKIIESCQEAFILRLYRQKNKTGFIKAFTDNAVAFRSGFCQVERVMRNLFVKKLFLWPRFHVAVNSFLERHKPDVVELHVSLTPAMTAIQISVLDIMNACLKELKRYNPALEVEELSLENALGRSFEKMIRHYLDPLWHQLGMKTKSLVQDLKILRTLLQYLTQYDCVTFLNLLESLRTSEKAFGQNSDWLFLDSSTSMFVNSRARVYHIPDSKTGTKTKAGEKRIQAEKEPEGKRELVLEINPKWEALSDVLKEIERENKNAEDGPGRVLICASDDRTCAQLREYVTHGAEALLTRLYSRTFGKNEAPPELSKDRRAVGKGKGKGKGKSDKGPQAKKSRKQTGGKQGGELTLTQMFGKLEEKETEEREESKEEIESSMEEEEGLLLNLPSDSYYGILKEPLTVIHPLLGCSDPYSLTRVLHEVEPRYVVLYDAELSFVRQLEVYKASRPGKPLRVYFLIYGGSVEEQRYLTALRREKEAFEHLIREKAGMVVPEEREGREDTNLDLIRDPTPANASTDTRKAGGQQAKTEPARVIVDMREFRSELPALLHRRGLDIEPVTLEVGDYILSPDTCVERKSVSDLIGSLNSGRLYTQCLSMSRYYRRPVLLIEFDPAKPFSLTARSDFRQEISANDITSKLTLLTLHFPRLRLLWCPSPHATAELFEELKRKQPEPDASAAMAITADSDTVPESSDLYNPGPQDLLLRMPGINAKNCRALMNGAGSLAELVNISQEQLAELLGNATNARLLYEFIHTSSTQAVPKGKKEWKGKR